A window of Raineyella sp. W15-4 contains these coding sequences:
- the manB gene encoding phosphomannomutase/phosphoglucomutase (converts mannose-6-phosphate to mannose-1-phosphate; the resulting product is then converted to GDP-mannose by ManC which is then used in the synthesis of mannose-containing glycoconjugates that are important for mediating entry into host cells), with amino-acid sequence MLQDQIFKANDIRGVTSGDSPEWDTAGAAALGVAYVRLMKGADGGPVEFVVGRDMRTSGPDFSAAFVAGARSEGARVVVAGLTSTDELWFVSGHLDLPGITFTASHNPARYNGVKFCLAGARPVTPEFLRQLKHDAQALDTAGLDLAAIATAARTCGSAREQDYLAEYAAHLHALVPLDGIRRLKVVVDAGNGMAGHTAPSVLGPLNLDLDVLYGDLDGTFPNHQPNPLIPENLVDAQRRVVETGADLALVFDGDADRCFAIDETGAVVDPSAITAMIAEQELAREPGATIVINTITSASVPEIVTENGGTTVTSRVGHTYVKALMAEHDAIFGGEHSAHYYFRDFYFADTGMLAGLHVLSLLGHSDRPLSQLVAKYIRRVGSGEINSDVDDQQASMDLVARAFDGRGTQDRVDGLTVRGDGWRVNLRPSNTEPLLRLNVEAVDRATMESLRDEVLGLVRG; translated from the coding sequence ATGCTTCAGGATCAGATCTTCAAGGCCAATGACATCCGTGGTGTGACCTCGGGCGACAGCCCGGAATGGGACACTGCCGGTGCCGCCGCTCTCGGCGTCGCATACGTCCGCCTGATGAAGGGGGCGGACGGAGGTCCGGTGGAGTTCGTCGTCGGGCGGGACATGCGCACCAGCGGCCCGGACTTCTCCGCGGCGTTCGTCGCGGGGGCTCGCAGTGAAGGGGCTCGGGTGGTCGTCGCCGGCCTCACCTCGACCGACGAGCTGTGGTTCGTGTCCGGCCACCTGGACCTGCCGGGGATCACCTTCACCGCCTCCCACAACCCGGCGCGCTACAACGGCGTGAAGTTCTGCCTGGCCGGCGCCCGGCCGGTCACCCCCGAGTTCCTGCGGCAGCTGAAGCACGACGCGCAGGCGTTGGACACTGCCGGCCTGGACCTGGCCGCGATCGCCACGGCCGCCCGGACCTGCGGATCCGCCCGCGAGCAGGACTACCTGGCCGAGTACGCCGCGCACCTGCACGCCCTGGTGCCGCTGGACGGCATCCGGCGGCTCAAGGTCGTGGTCGATGCCGGCAATGGCATGGCCGGGCACACCGCTCCCAGCGTCCTCGGGCCGCTCAACCTTGACCTCGACGTGCTGTACGGCGACCTGGACGGCACCTTCCCGAACCACCAGCCGAACCCGTTGATCCCGGAGAACCTTGTGGACGCGCAGCGGCGCGTGGTGGAGACCGGCGCCGACCTGGCGCTGGTGTTCGACGGGGACGCCGACCGGTGCTTCGCCATCGACGAGACCGGCGCGGTCGTCGATCCGTCCGCCATCACCGCGATGATCGCCGAACAGGAACTCGCCCGGGAGCCCGGCGCCACCATCGTGATCAACACGATCACCTCCGCCTCGGTGCCGGAGATCGTCACCGAGAACGGTGGCACCACCGTCACCTCCCGGGTCGGCCACACCTACGTCAAGGCCCTGATGGCCGAGCACGACGCGATCTTCGGCGGCGAGCACTCGGCGCACTACTACTTCCGGGACTTCTACTTCGCCGACACCGGCATGCTCGCCGGCCTGCACGTGCTGTCCCTGCTGGGCCACTCCGACCGGCCACTGTCCCAGCTCGTCGCCAAGTACATCCGCCGGGTCGGGTCGGGGGAGATCAACTCCGACGTCGATGACCAGCAGGCGTCGATGGACCTCGTCGCCCGGGCGTTCGACGGTCGCGGCACGCAGGACCGGGTCGACGGGCTGACGGTCCGTGGCGACGGCTGGCGGGTCAACCTGCGCCCGTCGAACACCGAGCCCCTGCTGCGGCTCAACGTCGAGGCGGTCGACCGGGCCACGATGGAGTCGCTCCGCGACGAGGTCCTCGGCCTGGTCCGCGGCTGA
- a CDS encoding DUF3499 domain-containing protein, with protein sequence MTTRRCTRSGCGRSAVATLTFAYADQQVVLGPLSARSEPAAYDLCLEHSQRLSVPRGWDVIRLPLTGRPEQPDADDLMALADAIRRVGLAEDEPVGPGDFAERADVREVAHKGHLTMLKDSGGTEGGRTARTRGSRPS encoded by the coding sequence GTGACGACCAGGCGGTGTACGCGATCAGGCTGCGGCCGATCGGCAGTGGCGACCCTGACCTTCGCGTACGCGGATCAGCAGGTCGTGCTGGGTCCCCTCTCGGCGCGCTCCGAGCCGGCGGCGTACGACCTGTGTCTGGAGCACTCGCAGCGGCTGTCCGTGCCGCGTGGCTGGGACGTGATCCGGCTGCCGCTCACCGGCCGGCCGGAGCAGCCCGATGCCGATGACCTGATGGCGCTGGCGGACGCGATCCGCCGGGTCGGTCTGGCCGAGGACGAGCCGGTCGGTCCGGGCGACTTCGCGGAGCGGGCCGACGTCCGGGAGGTGGCCCACAAGGGCCATCTGACCATGCTGAAGGACTCCGGCGGCACCGAGGGCGGGCGGACGGCCCGGACCCGCGGATCGCGCCCGTCCTGA
- the ahcY gene encoding adenosylhomocysteinase, whose product MDNRVADLTLADFGRREITLAEHEMPGLMAMRDTYGPQQPLAGARIAGSLHMTIQTAVLIETLVALGARVRWASCNIFSTQDHAAAAIAVGDGTAEEPTGQPVFAWKGETLDEYWWAATQTFRWPDGQLPTMILDDGGDATLLAHLGARHQRAGTLPDPAAAGSDEERALFGALRSTLEDGTVDWIAVADSIQGVTEETTTGVHRLYQAERDGTLLWPAINVNDAVTKSKFDNVYGVRHSLIDGINRATDVLIGGKVAVICGYGDVGKGCAQSLRGQGARVIVTEIDPICALQAAMDGYQVATLDEVIGVGDLFVTATGCCDVISAEQMARMKHQAIVGNIGHFDNEIDMAGLTGWPGVRRTTIKPQVDEWVFPAGTTKSGAEVAEHAIIVLSEGRLLNLGNATGHPSFVMSNSFTNQVLGQIELMTHHDAYPVGVHRLPKQLDEMVARLHLGSLGVHLSTLTEKQADYLGVPVEGPYKPDFYRY is encoded by the coding sequence ATGGACAACCGCGTCGCTGACCTGACCCTGGCCGACTTCGGCCGTCGCGAGATCACCCTCGCCGAACACGAGATGCCGGGCCTGATGGCGATGCGGGACACGTACGGCCCCCAGCAGCCGTTGGCGGGGGCGCGGATCGCCGGGTCGTTGCACATGACCATCCAGACCGCGGTGCTGATCGAGACCCTGGTGGCGCTGGGCGCCCGGGTCCGCTGGGCGTCCTGCAACATCTTCTCCACCCAGGACCACGCCGCGGCCGCCATCGCGGTCGGCGACGGCACCGCCGAGGAGCCGACAGGCCAGCCGGTGTTCGCCTGGAAGGGCGAGACCCTCGACGAGTACTGGTGGGCCGCCACCCAGACCTTCCGCTGGCCCGACGGCCAGTTGCCGACGATGATCCTGGACGACGGCGGCGACGCCACCCTGCTGGCCCACCTCGGCGCCCGCCACCAGCGCGCCGGCACCCTGCCCGACCCGGCGGCGGCCGGCTCCGACGAGGAGCGGGCCCTGTTCGGCGCGCTGCGCAGCACCCTGGAGGACGGGACGGTCGACTGGATCGCCGTCGCCGACAGCATCCAGGGGGTGACCGAGGAGACCACCACCGGTGTCCACCGGCTCTACCAGGCCGAGCGGGACGGCACCCTGCTGTGGCCGGCGATCAACGTCAACGACGCGGTGACCAAGTCGAAGTTCGACAACGTCTACGGCGTCCGCCACTCACTGATCGACGGGATCAACCGGGCCACCGACGTGCTGATCGGCGGCAAGGTCGCGGTGATCTGCGGCTACGGCGACGTCGGCAAGGGCTGCGCCCAGTCGTTGCGCGGCCAGGGCGCCCGGGTGATCGTCACCGAGATCGACCCGATCTGTGCCCTGCAGGCGGCGATGGACGGCTACCAGGTCGCCACCCTCGACGAGGTGATCGGGGTGGGTGATCTCTTCGTCACCGCCACCGGCTGCTGCGACGTCATCTCCGCCGAGCAGATGGCGCGGATGAAGCACCAGGCGATCGTCGGCAACATCGGTCACTTCGACAACGAGATCGACATGGCCGGGCTGACCGGCTGGCCCGGTGTGCGGCGGACGACGATCAAGCCGCAGGTCGACGAGTGGGTCTTCCCGGCCGGCACCACGAAGTCCGGCGCCGAGGTCGCGGAGCACGCCATCATCGTGCTGTCCGAGGGCCGCCTGCTCAACCTCGGCAACGCCACCGGCCACCCGAGCTTCGTGATGTCCAACTCCTTCACCAACCAGGTGCTCGGCCAGATCGAGCTCATGACCCACCACGACGCCTACCCGGTCGGCGTGCACCGGTTGCCGAAGCAACTGGACGAGATGGTGGCCCGCCTCCACCTCGGCTCGTTGGGGGTGCACCTGTCGACGCTGACCGAGAAGCAGGCCGACTACCTCGGCGTGCCGGTCGAGGGGCCCTACAAGCCGGACTTCTACCGCTACTGA
- a CDS encoding SIS domain-containing protein, which translates to MADFDDSRLDDREVLQAYDAPLRHLAECGARLRGEWYGASATILELAEADRPRAVIAVGTDARLIRAVLEPICPVPFVAWPRQGLPGWVGPLDLVLIMAAEGSDPALIESAQEATRRGARIVIAAPAASSVAEFAASRSTTLVPTSTGDPLAAVMIMLAALHELRLGPPVSVESIADAADMVAEAASPFLDLSANPAKGLACAMADAQPLVWGGSVLAARAGRRVAGSLRTVTGRAALSADARELMAVIEATEPADPFADPFEDAPSADRRPHLLILDDGDSHADVTRAAGALRAACNRVDVRSDSLEAREGEDLARYVMLLQKGRFTAAYLGIGLGTTSLG; encoded by the coding sequence ATGGCGGATTTCGACGACTCGCGCCTCGACGACCGTGAGGTCCTGCAGGCGTACGACGCCCCACTGCGGCACCTCGCCGAGTGCGGCGCGCGGCTGCGCGGGGAGTGGTACGGCGCCTCCGCCACGATCCTCGAGCTGGCCGAGGCCGACCGGCCCCGGGCGGTGATCGCCGTCGGGACCGACGCGCGGCTGATCCGCGCCGTGCTCGAACCGATCTGCCCGGTGCCCTTCGTGGCCTGGCCGCGCCAGGGTCTGCCGGGCTGGGTCGGCCCGCTCGACCTGGTGCTGATCATGGCGGCCGAGGGATCGGACCCGGCGCTGATCGAATCCGCGCAGGAGGCGACCCGGCGAGGGGCCCGGATCGTGATCGCCGCACCCGCGGCGTCGTCGGTGGCGGAGTTCGCCGCCTCGCGCAGCACCACGCTCGTCCCCACCTCGACCGGCGACCCGCTGGCCGCGGTGATGATCATGCTCGCCGCCCTGCACGAACTGCGCCTCGGACCGCCGGTGTCGGTGGAGTCCATCGCGGATGCCGCGGACATGGTCGCCGAGGCGGCCTCCCCGTTCCTCGACCTGTCGGCGAACCCGGCCAAGGGCCTGGCCTGCGCGATGGCCGACGCCCAGCCGCTGGTGTGGGGAGGGTCCGTGCTGGCCGCCCGCGCCGGGCGACGTGTCGCGGGGTCGCTGCGTACGGTGACCGGCCGGGCCGCCCTCTCGGCCGATGCGCGCGAGCTGATGGCCGTGATCGAGGCCACCGAACCCGCCGACCCGTTCGCCGACCCGTTCGAGGACGCACCGAGCGCGGATCGGCGTCCCCACCTGCTGATCCTCGACGACGGCGACAGCCACGCCGACGTCACCCGGGCCGCCGGGGCCCTCCGCGCGGCGTGCAATCGGGTGGACGTACGCAGCGACTCGCTGGAGGCGCGGGAGGGGGAGGACCTGGCCCGCTACGTGATGCTGCTGCAGAAGGGACGCTTCACCGCGGCCTACCTGGGGATCGGACTCGGCACCACGTCCCTGGGGTGA
- the aroQ gene encoding type II 3-dehydroquinate dehydratase codes for MQKVLVLNGPNLGRLGTREPATYGTTTYAQLVDLCRATGAELGLDVEVRQTDAEYEMIGWLHEAADASLPVVLNSAAWTHYSIAVADAVAQRTAPLIELHISNVHAREEFRHHSYITPYATGVIAGLGIQGYVAALGWIAAQARSEA; via the coding sequence ATGCAGAAGGTCCTCGTCCTCAACGGTCCCAACCTGGGGCGGCTCGGCACCCGCGAGCCGGCCACCTACGGCACCACTACGTACGCCCAGCTCGTCGACCTGTGCCGCGCGACCGGCGCCGAGCTGGGGCTCGACGTCGAGGTGCGCCAGACCGACGCCGAGTACGAGATGATCGGCTGGCTGCACGAGGCCGCGGACGCCTCGCTGCCGGTCGTCCTCAACTCCGCCGCGTGGACCCACTACTCGATCGCGGTCGCCGACGCGGTCGCCCAGCGCACCGCCCCGCTGATCGAGCTGCACATCTCCAACGTGCATGCGCGCGAGGAGTTCCGCCACCATTCGTACATCACGCCGTACGCCACCGGGGTGATCGCCGGTCTGGGCATCCAGGGGTACGTCGCAGCGCTGGGATGGATCGCAGCCCAGGCCCGATCCGAGGCCTGA
- a CDS encoding circularly permuted type 2 ATP-grasp protein produces MDVGRDHVPASYDEFRAPDGTLRVGWAELAALTEASFDWAARQREIDRRLADDNVTYRPWTTRDAIDVRHGDDDEEVAAPQPWQLDPLPLVLHSREWRELESGLVQRAELLSAVFADLYGDRRLLADGILPPEVVMGHPGYLRPLIGAQQPGGLFMVGATIGRDADGGWRLRAQETQAPVGAGYAMENRRVLSRVHAELYRAADLIRLTPFYQAMRVALVESGPSDVEDPHVVVLTPGTHAATAFDQAFLASRLGFPLVEGSDLVVRDGRLWLRSLGHLEPVDVVFRHVPAGATDPLELQPGSRLGVAGLTEVVRRGAVSVVNSLGTGVLENPGLMAFDDAICHVLLDEPLRLPSLPTWWCGEDSARSHVRTHLAELQIAHIGSGRTWEGPLLSAAERDDLVRRVEDAPHLYVGQRLLPLSTSPAVRGGQVVPAPFQLIGYLIRRGASYAALPGGLGELVDERVATTAVPTAVSGRPTKDLWIVGSDLPTTAEAEGDAAAELMVGVGAMVPRVLDDMYWMGRYAERAEDVVRLVSATHHVLVEVNMVCRPGSAVDLLLDALYALTATPRPGEGVSALRQLRTQLVSRSRRGTVARSLARLSHAADGVRDQLSSDLWVVLAGAERALDELRRADPEDSSKLVDAAERSLVALLALNGITAENMVRDAGWQFLDSGRALERAIQVVGLLQSCFSAPALRAGVTADAEGRWSPPPQEMVLTAAMTAAESVVTHRRRHGGRPELGAVLDLLVADSSNPRSVAFQVQRLQRALARLPHAPTTGRPQRLLADLADLCTGAAVQRVCHGEPAVPAPPGDGTGAGSERRPAPNPVQCVDDYLTDLRSRLFRVSEAIAEAYLRRAPQPRPLWVAAERPPGPGGGGM; encoded by the coding sequence ATGGACGTCGGACGGGACCACGTCCCGGCATCGTACGACGAGTTCCGGGCACCGGACGGCACCCTGCGGGTGGGCTGGGCCGAACTCGCCGCCTTGACCGAAGCATCGTTCGACTGGGCCGCCCGACAGCGGGAGATCGACCGGCGGCTGGCCGACGACAACGTCACCTACCGCCCCTGGACGACCCGCGACGCCATCGACGTACGCCACGGTGACGATGACGAGGAGGTGGCCGCGCCGCAGCCCTGGCAGCTCGATCCGCTCCCGCTGGTGCTGCACTCCCGGGAGTGGCGCGAGCTCGAGTCCGGCCTGGTGCAGCGCGCCGAGCTGCTCTCCGCCGTCTTCGCGGACCTGTACGGCGACCGGCGGCTGCTGGCCGACGGGATCCTGCCGCCCGAGGTGGTGATGGGCCACCCTGGCTACCTGCGTCCACTGATCGGGGCCCAGCAGCCCGGCGGGCTGTTCATGGTCGGGGCGACCATCGGCCGGGATGCCGACGGCGGCTGGCGGCTGCGCGCCCAGGAGACCCAGGCGCCGGTCGGCGCCGGCTACGCGATGGAGAACCGGCGGGTGCTGTCCCGCGTGCACGCCGAGCTGTACCGCGCGGCCGACCTGATCCGGCTCACCCCGTTCTACCAGGCGATGCGCGTCGCGCTGGTCGAATCGGGCCCCAGCGACGTCGAGGATCCCCACGTCGTGGTGCTCACCCCGGGCACCCACGCGGCCACCGCGTTCGACCAGGCGTTTCTGGCCAGCCGGCTCGGGTTCCCGCTGGTCGAGGGCAGCGACCTCGTCGTCCGTGACGGCCGGCTGTGGCTGCGCTCACTCGGCCACCTCGAGCCGGTCGACGTCGTCTTCCGGCATGTCCCGGCCGGGGCCACCGACCCGCTCGAGCTGCAGCCCGGCTCCCGCCTCGGCGTGGCCGGGCTGACCGAGGTGGTGCGGCGCGGCGCGGTCTCGGTGGTCAACTCGCTGGGCACCGGTGTGCTGGAGAACCCCGGCCTGATGGCCTTCGACGACGCCATCTGCCATGTCCTGCTCGACGAGCCGCTCCGGCTGCCGTCATTGCCGACCTGGTGGTGCGGTGAGGACTCCGCCCGCAGCCATGTCCGTACGCATCTGGCGGAGCTGCAAATCGCCCACATCGGGTCCGGGCGCACCTGGGAGGGCCCGTTGCTCAGTGCGGCCGAGCGCGATGACCTGGTCCGCCGGGTCGAGGATGCGCCCCACCTCTACGTCGGTCAGCGACTGCTGCCGCTGTCGACCAGTCCGGCGGTGCGCGGCGGTCAGGTCGTCCCCGCACCGTTCCAGCTCATCGGCTACCTGATCCGGCGCGGCGCTTCGTACGCCGCCCTGCCGGGTGGACTCGGCGAACTCGTCGACGAGCGGGTCGCCACCACCGCCGTGCCCACCGCGGTCTCCGGGCGGCCGACGAAAGACCTGTGGATCGTCGGCAGTGACCTGCCGACCACGGCCGAGGCCGAGGGCGACGCCGCCGCCGAACTGATGGTCGGCGTCGGCGCGATGGTGCCGCGCGTGCTCGACGACATGTACTGGATGGGCCGCTACGCCGAGCGTGCCGAGGATGTCGTCCGGCTGGTCAGCGCCACCCACCACGTGCTGGTCGAGGTGAACATGGTGTGCCGGCCCGGTTCCGCCGTCGATCTGCTCCTTGATGCCCTCTACGCCCTCACCGCCACCCCCCGGCCGGGGGAGGGGGTCAGCGCCCTGCGGCAGCTGCGGACCCAGCTGGTCAGCCGATCACGGCGTGGCACTGTCGCCCGCTCGCTGGCCCGGCTCAGCCACGCCGCGGACGGCGTACGCGACCAGCTCTCCTCCGATCTGTGGGTCGTGCTGGCCGGCGCAGAGCGCGCCCTGGACGAGCTGCGCCGAGCCGATCCCGAGGACTCCAGCAAGCTGGTGGATGCCGCTGAGCGCAGTCTCGTCGCGCTGCTGGCGCTCAACGGGATCACCGCGGAGAACATGGTCCGCGACGCCGGCTGGCAGTTCCTCGACTCCGGACGGGCACTCGAACGAGCCATCCAGGTGGTGGGCCTGCTGCAGTCGTGTTTCTCGGCTCCGGCGTTGCGGGCCGGGGTGACCGCTGACGCGGAGGGTCGCTGGTCCCCCCCACCGCAGGAGATGGTGCTCACCGCGGCGATGACCGCGGCGGAAAGCGTGGTGACCCATCGTCGCCGGCACGGTGGCCGGCCCGAGCTCGGGGCCGTGCTCGACCTGTTGGTCGCCGACTCGAGCAACCCCCGCTCGGTCGCCTTCCAAGTGCAGCGCCTGCAGCGGGCCCTCGCCCGGCTGCCGCACGCGCCGACCACCGGGCGGCCGCAGCGGCTGCTCGCGGACCTTGCCGACCTCTGCACCGGTGCCGCCGTCCAGCGGGTGTGTCACGGCGAACCAGCCGTTCCGGCCCCGCCTGGCGACGGGACCGGCGCCGGCTCCGAACGGCGGCCGGCGCCCAATCCGGTGCAGTGCGTGGACGACTATCTCACCGACCTGCGGTCGCGACTGTTCCGGGTCTCGGAGGCGATCGCGGAGGCCTATCTGCGGCGTGCGCCGCAACCGCGCCCGCTGTGGGTGGCCGCCGAGCGGCCACCCGGGCCGGGCGGGGGTGGCATGTGA
- a CDS encoding metallopeptidase family protein: MSSSWYRPHRRDRHGRGLRGPLALPNPWTGRPVRAPHPPDDREYFAGALADAIAAIAATAPRVLDGISVGMEDVPDLPASWAHDSVPLAAAVESPDGRAAEVVLYRRPLQLRAASREGLRILVRRTLVEQLSVVTGLPPDEIDPEGESDDE; this comes from the coding sequence ATGTCCAGCTCCTGGTACCGCCCGCACCGACGGGACCGGCACGGGCGCGGGTTGCGTGGTCCCCTCGCACTGCCCAATCCCTGGACCGGCCGGCCGGTCCGGGCCCCGCATCCGCCCGACGACCGCGAGTACTTCGCCGGGGCGCTGGCGGATGCCATCGCCGCGATCGCCGCCACCGCTCCACGGGTGCTCGACGGCATCTCGGTCGGCATGGAGGACGTCCCGGACCTGCCCGCCTCCTGGGCCCACGACAGCGTGCCGCTGGCCGCCGCGGTGGAATCACCGGACGGTCGGGCCGCGGAAGTGGTGCTCTATCGTCGGCCGCTGCAACTGCGGGCGGCCTCGCGGGAGGGTCTGCGGATCCTGGTACGCCGCACGCTGGTGGAACAGCTCTCCGTGGTCACCGGCCTACCGCCCGACGAGATCGACCCGGAAGGCGAGTCCGACGACGAGTGA
- a CDS encoding WhiB family transcriptional regulator, giving the protein MDEWLTVLDGGDDEGILGWQERALCAQTDPEAFFPEKGGSTREAKAVCQSCDVRAECLDYALAHDERFGIWGGLSERERRKLKKQIV; this is encoded by the coding sequence ATGGACGAATGGCTGACAGTCCTCGATGGAGGTGACGACGAGGGCATTCTGGGCTGGCAGGAGCGCGCCCTGTGCGCGCAGACGGACCCCGAGGCCTTCTTCCCCGAGAAGGGCGGATCGACCCGTGAGGCGAAGGCCGTCTGCCAATCCTGTGACGTACGCGCGGAATGCCTCGATTACGCCTTGGCACATGACGAGCGATTCGGGATCTGGGGCGGCTTGAGCGAGCGGGAACGCCGCAAGCTCAAGAAGCAGATCGTCTGA